The Vulcanimicrobium alpinum sequence AGCGACGCGATCACGCCGACCGCAAGCGCGGTGTACTCCGCACCGATCGTCGCGGTCGCGACGCCCATCCGCCGGATCGCCGCGGCGAACGCCGTCTGCCCGACGATCATCGAGCCGAGCACGACTTCGCCGAAGAACCACCACGCGACCGGCGCGCTGTCGGCGACGTGCGCGATCGCGCCGCCCGCGCCGGCAAGCGCGCCGGCGATCAGCAGCGATCCCATCGCGACGACGCCCATCATCGACATCAGCAGCCGCGTCGAGACGCGCGCGCCGACGTAGCGCAGCGCGCAGGCATAGGCGGCGAAGCACGCAAGCCACGCGACCATCAGCGCGTCGCCGAAGATCCCGGCGCGGTCGTTCGCATGCGTCAGCGCAAGCAGCGCGACGCCCACGATCCCGAGCACCAGCGCCGTCCACTCGCGGCGTCCAAGTGCGATGCGGAAGACGACCGCAGCGGCCGCGGTGTTCGTCACCGGCGACATCCCGAC is a genomic window containing:
- a CDS encoding DMT family transporter; this translates as MPSRAVTGLVLVVVVGVGWGLLAPASKVLFASPGFDGLSLAVARAAWALPIYLLALSVTWRLDPPRLDAGRWAAVIAAGLIFGLLITTLFSVASAHTSVAHISFLVGMSPVTNTAAAAVVFRIALGRREWTALVLGIVGVALLALTHANDRAGIFGDALMVAWLACFAAYACALRYVGARVSTRLLMSMMGVVAMGSLLIAGALAGAGGAIAHVADSAPVAWWFFGEVVLGSMIVGQTAFAAAIRRMGVATATIGAEYTALAVGVIASLGAHERWTPLTVVAGAIFCCALAATFAPIPWLTATERRAA